A genomic stretch from Coffea arabica cultivar ET-39 chromosome 10c, Coffea Arabica ET-39 HiFi, whole genome shotgun sequence includes:
- the LOC140015968 gene encoding secreted RxLR effector protein 161-like, giving the protein MQHCKPCDIPVAKGDKFSLEQCPKNAFEEREMQKIFYTSTVGSLMSAQVCTRPDIAYITGMLGRYLSNSGLDHWKATKRVLRYLQKTKDYMLMYRKSDELEIIGYTDSDYTGCQDTMKSTSDYVYLLTGGGISWKSVKQSLIASFTMAAEFITCYEASNPGIWLRNFVTRLHVADNIERPLKLFCDNKSTVLYSNNNRSSTKSKHIDIKFLVVKERVQSGQLSIEHIETNSMVADLLTKGLLSKMFHEHTAHMGVVLNDVQF; this is encoded by the coding sequence ATGCAACATTGTAAACCATGTGACATTCCTGTAGCTAAAGGAGACAAATTTAGTCTTGAACAATGTCCTAAAAATGCTTTTGAGGAAAGAGAGatgcaaaaaattttttataccTCAACAGTAGGGAGTCTAATGTCTGCTCAAGTATGTACGCGTCCAGACATTGCGTACATTACTGGGATGTTGGGTAGATATCTGAGTAATTCTGGATTAGATCATTGGAAAGCAACCAAACGGGTCTTACGATATCTACAGAAAACAAAAGACTACATGCTCATGTATCGGAAGTCAGATGAGTTAGAGATCATTGGGTATACTGATTCCGATTATACTGGATGTCAAGATACTATGAAGTCAACGTCAGACTATGTGTACTTGTTGACTGGAGGTGGCATATCCTGGAAGAGTGTTAAACAGTCCCTCATAGCATCTTTCACTATGGCTGCAGAGTTTATAACTTGTTATGAGGCATCCAATCCAGGAATTTGGCTACGAAATTTCGTCACAAGATTACATGTGGCGGATAATATTGAAAGACCactcaaattattttgtgacaaTAAATCAACAGTCCTATATTCCAACAATAACAGGAGCTCGACAAAATCTAAACATATAGATATCAAGTTCTTGGTTGTTAAAGAAAGAGTACAGAGTGGACAGTTATCAATAGAGCATATcgagacaaactccatggttgCGGATCTGCTTACTAAGGGATTGCTATCCAAAATGTTTCATGAGCATAC